In Massilistercora timonensis, the following are encoded in one genomic region:
- the malQ gene encoding 4-alpha-glucanotransferase, producing the protein MRESGVLMPVSALPSPTGVGELGRQAHQFIELLSRNGVKIWQILPLNPVGYGNSPYQPYSSCAGDEIYISLESLQEEGLLEKLPEPFLEGATRVRYDQVRAFKELFLREAFARFQPTDDYRAFIAQSWVEEYGVFRALKRANGGVCWNEWKEADKAWPEKRSPLSADVEAEAAYQMFLQYLFYRQWMEVREKARENGIRIMGDVPFYVGIDSVDVWAGKKNFLLDRDGRATFIAGVPPDYFSATGQRWGNPIYDWDYLKETGYRFWVDRIGYDQKLFDMIRIDHFRAFDTYWKIPASCPTAIEGKWIEAPGYEVLDTLLESLPGVNLVAEDLGDLRPEVLTLKEHYHLKGMKILIFSLKTDGKYAYDEFHDRKNLIIYTGTHDNDTLMEWYEKLTIPARRKLRRFLKRQGCGQGSIKDRLLAYTWKSRAEYAIVPMADILGLGREGHINTPGTVGSPNWEWRMPDMDGVAAGLARYRGKMSNR; encoded by the coding sequence ATGAGAGAATCAGGCGTCCTTATGCCCGTCTCCGCCCTTCCCTCCCCCACCGGCGTGGGAGAGCTGGGCCGACAGGCACACCAATTCATAGAACTCCTTAGCAGGAACGGGGTGAAGATCTGGCAGATCCTGCCGCTGAACCCGGTGGGCTACGGCAACTCCCCCTACCAGCCCTATTCCTCCTGCGCGGGGGACGAGATCTATATAAGTCTGGAGTCTTTACAGGAGGAGGGGCTTCTGGAAAAGCTGCCAGAGCCATTTCTGGAAGGGGCGACCCGGGTGCGCTACGACCAGGTCCGGGCTTTCAAGGAGCTCTTCCTGCGGGAAGCCTTCGCCCGGTTCCAGCCCACCGACGACTACCGGGCGTTTATCGCCCAGTCCTGGGTGGAAGAGTACGGAGTCTTCCGGGCCCTGAAGCGGGCCAACGGCGGCGTCTGCTGGAATGAGTGGAAGGAGGCGGACAAGGCCTGGCCGGAGAAGCGAAGCCCCCTTTCCGCCGACGTGGAGGCAGAGGCGGCCTATCAGATGTTCCTTCAGTACCTGTTTTACCGCCAGTGGATGGAGGTACGGGAGAAGGCCCGTGAAAATGGGATCCGCATTATGGGGGACGTTCCCTTCTACGTGGGGATCGACTCCGTGGACGTGTGGGCAGGGAAGAAAAACTTCCTTCTGGACAGGGACGGACGGGCCACCTTCATCGCGGGAGTGCCGCCGGATTATTTCAGCGCCACCGGCCAGCGCTGGGGCAACCCCATCTACGACTGGGATTACCTGAAGGAGACGGGCTACCGGTTCTGGGTGGACCGCATCGGATATGACCAGAAGCTGTTTGACATGATCCGGATCGACCACTTCCGGGCCTTTGACACCTACTGGAAGATCCCGGCCTCCTGTCCCACAGCTATAGAGGGAAAATGGATCGAGGCGCCGGGGTACGAAGTGCTGGACACCCTTCTTGAGAGCCTGCCGGGGGTAAACCTGGTGGCGGAAGACCTGGGCGACCTGCGCCCGGAGGTGTTGACCCTGAAGGAGCACTACCATCTGAAGGGCATGAAGATCCTGATCTTCTCCCTGAAAACAGATGGAAAATATGCTTATGACGAATTTCACGACAGGAAAAATTTGATCATTTACACCGGGACTCATGACAACGACACCCTGATGGAGTGGTATGAGAAGCTGACTATTCCCGCCCGCCGTAAGCTGCGCCGTTTCCTGAAGCGGCAGGGCTGCGGCCAGGGAAGCATAAAGGACCGGCTTCTTGCCTACACCTGGAAGAGCCGGGCAGAGTATGCCATCGTGCCCATGGCGGATATCCTGGGCCTGGGCCGGGAGGGGCACATCAACACCCCCGGCACGGTAGGATCTCCCAACTGGGAGTGGCGCATGCCGGATATGGATGGGGTCGCCGCCGGCCTTGCCAGATACAGAGGGAAAATGAGCAACCGGTAG